Part of the Loxodonta africana isolate mLoxAfr1 chromosome 15, mLoxAfr1.hap2, whole genome shotgun sequence genome is shown below.
aattcaaaggaatcaattcttcttcagtcttcattattcattgtcctacttgtgtatgcatatgaggcaattgaaaataccatgacttgggtcaggtgcaccttagtcctcaaattgacatctttgctttttgacacgtgcccaatgcaatatgttctttgatttcttgactgttgcttccaaggGCATTGTTTGTGAACCTAAGTAAaaagaaacccttgacaacttcaatattttctccatttatcatgattttgtttattcgtccagttttgaggatttttgttttctttatgttgaggtgtaattcatactgaaggctatagtctttgttcttcatcagtaagtgcttcaagttctctttacttttagcaaggaaggttgtgtcatctctatatcccaggtcattaatgagtcttcctccaatcttgatgttcttgttcatatagcacagattctcaaattatttgctcagcatacgtattgaataagtatggtgaaaggatacaactctgacacacatctttcctgattttaaaccacagagtattcctttgttctgctCAAATAACCGCCTCTTCGTTTATGCACAGTTTTggcatgagcacaagtaagtgttttggaactcccattctttgcaatgttgtccataatttgttatgctccgtACAgtaaaatgcttttgcatagtcaataaaatacaaggaaacatttttctggtattctccactttaagccaagatccatccgacatcagcactGATGTCCCTCTTTCCATATCTGCTTATGAAtccagactgaatttctggcagttctctgtgaatatactgctacagcctcttttgaatgatctactgcaaaattttacttgtttgtgatattaatgatattgttcaataatttctgctttgtgttagatcacttttctttggaacagacacaaatatggatttcttccagtcagttggccaagtagctggcatccaaatttcttggcatagataagtgagcacctccagccctgcatctgtcacaagatctatcctgaagtacaccatcagtgataggataatatccatacacctacaaggaatatcagttaatgcaactattattcaaattacacaccaaccactaatgccagggATGAAGAaaccgaagatttttaccaacttatgtagtttgatattgataaaacatgcaatctGGATGCATAGATAAtgttgattggaatgtgaaagttggaaacaaagaaggattggcaattggaaaatatggccttggtgatagaaatgccacgggaggtcacatgatagaactTTGTAAGGCCAACGACTTATTCAATGCTAATACCTTTTTCGACAACATATACAGCGACAATACACGTGGACATTGCCAAATGGAATAggcaagaatcaaattgactacttctgtggaaagagatgatggagaagctcaatatcatcagtcagaaaaggggctgactgcaaaacatcatcaattgcttatatgcaagttcaagttgaagctgaagaaaattaaaacaagtccacaagagccaaaatatgaacttgagtatatcccacctgtatttagagaccatcacaagaacATATACGACAcactgaacaccaatgactgaagaccagatgagttgtaggatgacatcaagggcatcatacctaacaaaagcaaaagaccgttaataagacaggaaagaaagaaaagaccaaaatggatttcagaagagactctgaaacttgctcttgaatgtagagaagctaaagtgaatggaagaaataatgaagtaaaagagctcagcAGAAGATTCCAAATGGGTGACTCCAGAAGACCaagtaaaggattataatgaaatgtgctaagacttcgaggtagaaaaacaaaaggaagaatactACTGGCATGtctcaagctaaaagaagtgaaaaaaaattcaagcctcaagttgcaatactgaagaattctatgggcaaaatattgaatgatacaggaaacatcgaaaggagatggaaggaatactgtATGAAAaagggtcgatgttcaaccatttcaggaggaagcatatgatcaagaaccaacggtattaaaggaagaagcacAAGCtctactgaaggcactggcaaaaagcaaggctccaggaaaagatggaataccaactgagatgtcagACATAAAACATACTAAAATTTTAACTCTAGCTTAGTGAAGCTTACCACTAGATGGCTAAATAGAGAAGATACTGATTACCATTGTTAATTTTTATGTGGATGAAGAAACAGTATGTATAATATTTCTTCCTGCCACAACCACTTTTGATTACCTTCTTCAAaattatgtattaaaaaacaCAGTATGATTTATTGTAATAAGTTCTATGACATGCACATTTCCCTGACATGAAATTCCTAAGCTCATATAGGCAGTAAGATAATGAGACATGTAATTGTACATCTGAGAAGGTTTTTCTTAGGAAGATGTTTTCAGAGATTGCTTTACATAATTATAAATTTTCTCTGGCACATAGAAAAAGGAGAGTTTCAGGGAAGgaaacaagaaagaagaaaaacaatttcAGGTCTAGGAACGAATAAGCCAAAGCAGTGACTCTTAAACTTTAGTAGACCCAACAGTCATGTGGAGatgttgttaaaatgcagattcttattCAATAGGTTTGGGATAGGACCTAACTAGATCTCAGGTAATGTTGATGCTCCTTGACCATGGACCACACTTTCAGTAGCAAGAATCTAAATGCAGAAATGGTTTGGGAACTAGGAAATACAAGGAAGAGAAACCTAACTGGCTTGAACAGAGGGCAAAAGGATGCAGGACTATGGAGTGAAACAAGGAACATGGGCAGTATGGAAGAGAGTTTACTTTGAAAGACAGCCCCGTAGGAATTTGGAGAAATGTGGGAGAATTAGATATGTGATGAAAAGTGTCAGTGTGTCTATGACACCCAGGACagattaaagttaaaaaaaaaattgaacatatgAATCTCCTTGAACATTTCTTTGGTTATTTTGTCAGGTGACTCTGAGGTGTGTGCCGTCTTTGCCTCCTTCCTGAGAAGAGGTGTGGGTGGTAAACAGGGAGTGCTGTGTGGGGGCCCCCAACTAGAAGCATATATATTGGGGTCATtggcattaccaaaaatgacaggAGTAGTGGTAGGCTTCGTAGAGTGTCCTTTTGAAGTGCACTCAGTGGCCTAAGTGGAACAGAAAGACGTAGCCCAGAGAACAATCAGAGATTCAGGAGACAGAATACATTTTCAGAGGTCTGCTGTTTTGCCATAACCCAGCTTTTCAGAAGAAGTATAAGAAGAATAAACTCCCACCTAGACATCAATTTATGGTTagattaaaaaacagaacaaaccacaaaacaaaaacatggttTTCTAAATTATGTTCTGAGTCACACTAATGTTACAACAGGCTTGGAGAAACAAAGGAGGTTCCATCATCAATTAAAGTGGGGAAATATTGTGTTATGTAATCATCTAGAAGATTCTGAGATATCTTTCAGTTAAGAAACCTGTTTATGTAACTGAGCTTTTCTTAATGTGACCCATATGACACTGGGCTAGTAACTTATTTCATGTAACACCAATTAACATCCTCCCCTTTCGCCCCAAGGAATGAAGCACAGCCTTTATGCTAAGGGAACAAAGGAACTGGGTTCTGTGTTTTCGTAGTTATAAAATTATGGGCTGTGTGGAATTGGAGACAGGCTAGGAGCATGCCTGACTAATTTGACTTCTTTCATCTCTGCAGATTTCTCAGAGAAGACTGGATATGAAAAACCATTCCACAGTGGCTGAGTTTCTTCTTTCAGGATTAACTGACCAACCAGAGTTTCAGTTGCCCCTTTTCTGCCTCTTTTTAGGGATCTACCTGGTTACCGTGGTGGGAAACCTCGGTATGATCTCAATAATTGGGTTGAATTCTCAACTTCACATgcccatgtactatttcctcagTAATTTGTCTTTTATAGATGTCTCCTATTCTTCTGTCGTTACCCCCAAAATGCTGGCTGGGTTTTTACGCAGAGATAAAGCTATATCCTATAATGGATGCATGACTCAGctgtttttttcctgtatttttgtcATATCAGAATGCTACATGTTGGTagcaatggcctatgaccgctatgttgcCATCTGTAGCCCACTGCTTTATAATGTCATCATGTCCCCTCAGGTCTGCTCTCTGCTGGTGGCTGCTGTCTTCTCAATAGGTTTTATGGATGCTCTGATTCATACAGGTTGTATATTAAGGTTGCCTTTCTGTGACTcaaacatcattagccattatttCTGTGACATTGTCCCTCTTATTAAACTCTCCTGTTCCAGCACTTACATTGATGAGCTTTTGATTTTCATCATTGGTGGATTTAACATGGTGGCCACCAGCCTGACAATCATCATTTCCTATGCTTTCATCCTCTCCAGCATCCTCCACATCCACTCTAAAGAGGGCAGGTCCAAAGCCTTTCGCACCTGCAGTTCCCACTTGACAGCTGTTCTTATATTTTATGGGTCCCTTATGTCCATGTATCTCAAGCCTGCTTCCAACAGTTCACTCACCCAGGAGAAAGTGTCCTCGGTGTTCTATACCACTGTGATTCCCATGTTGAACCCCCTGATATATAGTCTGAGGAACAAGGATGTGAAAAATATACTGGTAAAACTCTTAAGAAGAAAGATACCTTCATAATGGGCATGATCCTTATTAAGATTTGTTTATGCATTTAtagtaattattttcttattcaGAATCATATGCTTGTATGGATATGTTTAGACCTTGCCTCTTTAAATTAATTTGAAGTGaattgtgtgtgcgtgtatgtatgtatatataactatttgctgttgagtcagttgtgactcctggtgaccctgggtactttagagtagaattgtgctccatagggttttcaatggctgtaatcttacagaagcagatctctaggtcttccTTCTGTGGTGatgctgagtggatttgaaccaacaaccCCTTGGTAAACAGTTGAGCAcaaaacatttgtaccacccaggagccTTACATAAtaagattaataaaataaaatgagcatGACAGTGAGAAGTgacaaatatatcaaatttaaagTTTAATATCATTGCTGGGATAGAATATCAAATTTTATCACTAGTTTCATGACTCCaggtcaaaaagaaaaacacaatcaTGATGTAGCATAGTAatatcagaaaataaataatgCCAAATTCTTTTGGTGAGACAAATCTTTACTGTTATTGATCTCAGTTAAAAGTACATATCTCTTATGGAAATTTGCATAACGAATATAGAGCAGTATGATTGTAATCATCACAACAATTTTACAGTAAATGTGGAagaatttttcttattctttcttgTAAAGGGCTCATTAAATATCAATGTTATATTGACGTAGAATTCAATGAAGAAGATTGAGTGATGCAATAAGCAAATATGGTCTCAGTACTTGGTATGTGGTGATCAAAGGATAAGACTTTGAACATCTGGTTGAGATGATGTTTAGACAAGCTTATctaaatatcattttttttttcaggtggatCAGTGTTATGGATTCAACTGTGTCAACCAAAAATGTATGTTGTAAACCCTagcctttatgcctgtggttataaatcTATGTGGGAAAGGGTTGtcttgttaatgagacaggattagtgtagggtgtatcttgagccagtctcttttgaggtataaaagagattaaacaagtaaacTAGTAAGTAGAAATAGGAGAAGACTGATATAAAGCCACATGGAAatctctaaggaaccaggaaacagaagctgaagaaaaaaaaggactttcccctagaactgacagagagagaaatccttcccttagagccagtgccATGAAGTTGGGCTACTAGGtttctaaactgtgagataataaatttcggTCTGTTAAAGGCATCCAGTTATGGTAtagctgttatagcagcacaaaatATCTAAGATAATCGGATATATGTAGCATTTTACAACTTCCTGTTTCTTGAGTTGATGTTTTCTTTATAGGTTGCAAActacatgttttattttttttcaaataatatgtTTTGCATTAAATGTAGTAAAAAATTGTGTTTTTCAAGAACGTACTTTAGTACAATTATCCAAGATAATGCACTGTATGGGGAATGCAGTGTGTTAATTCACTTGTTCAGCATATGCTTATCATGCACCCTATGTCCCAGGCATTCTTCTAGGTGCCGAAATGTTATTAATAAGATAGACAAGACTTCTGCTTACTTTTGGGGAAGGAGTAGCAAGTAATACAGAACATGATAACTAAAGATAGAGATAAGTGCTTTGAAGAAATAAGAGTGAGATAAGTAATTGTCAGTGGGCTGAGGACTACTTTCAATAGATTTCTTTGAAGCAGCAACATTTGAGATGAAACCTAAATGAAGTGTAAGTACACAGGTACCATTCTGTACTATTCTCATGAAACAGAGAATGCATTAAGGCTGAAGCAAAGTGAAGGAGGAAATGGTAACTAAGGAGGTTAGATAGACAGGCAAATGCCAGATCATGTAAgaaggtgaattttatgttaagtaCAAAAATAAGCTACTGCTATATTTTAAACAGCAAGTGGATGTATTCTGTTTTATGTTTTAAGAAATTCTCTTTTTATTGATTAAAaattagatgtgtgtgtgtgtgtgtctgtgtgtgtctgtgtgtctgtgtgtgtgtgtgttggggaagAAGTAATATTGGCCAGGGTGGAAACAAGGATAACAACTGTGAGGTTATTGAAATTATCTTGGTAAGAAATGATGATGATTTGACTTACAATATTGGCAGTAGAGGTGGGAAAATATTGATGGATTCGAGATACATTGTGGGGTTTGAATCAATAGGTTTTGTCGTTGAACTGAATGTATGATGCCTAGGGTTTATATATTTCAATAAATTAGAATAAAATtaaagactcaaaatgaggaaactataaataataaaagtgactgaaaaacagttaaaagaaaaacaaataaatgggcCATAAAAGTTTAAATAGCTTCTATGTATGGTCTTAATATCTGTCTGAATTTCCAAGTAGCCAAAACAAAAATATGATAGTAGAGTTAATTATATAAATTTGTTCATTAGAAAGGAGGAAGTATGCCAATTGCTCATAGTAAGCAAAACATTTCatatgaaattttttaaaacaaacatttcTAATTCACTCCCCAGCTCACcctcaaagaaagagaaaagcaaagaaggagaaaaggtgctattattattttttttcagataataTTATTCTTCTTTGGGTTGTATCTCCCTCATAGAACATACTCTTATGTGATTGATAAGTTAGTATGTACAATTTAAGCATAAACAACCTTGTATTTTAGAGACATATTATAAAGATTCTTCTTTACTCCCCTCTATTACATCTaagtcaaaaaggaaatcaaagctCAAATAAATAAGTGACTTCCATAGTACCTAAAGGTCAGACTTAATCTCTTTCTGTAAAcaactagaaaaccaaaaaagttaTCAAAAACTATTTTGGACTTCGAGCAATAGGGCATCCCAGGAGTGTGATCTctgagagaagagaaaatatGAAGCAAGTCTTACACTTATTTTGACTTCCTAATTGTAGGCATTCTCCAGACCACAGTTCAGAGAAGGGATTCCAAGCATAGCACAGTAATCTCCCTGTGTTGAAAAGACAGTTATCTGAGTTCGGATATGTGAAGGCAGTTAGGATATTAGAGGGCACAGAACTAGAGAGGAAGGAATTATGCAGAAAAACCTCCAAAATTTTCCATAGGGAGTTACTTTGATTGTTTCACTGAACACCAATACGTGTATATGTAGGGTGAAACTCCACAAGgccagaaaaataataatttcaaggGAGGTCAAAGTTGAAAAAATTTTAGAGCTCACTAACATTTGAGAGATGTTCCAAATCAATTCAGTCAGAGAAGAGGAATCTTCCTAAACAATAGGCAGTGTAAAGACTTAATAGTAGAGATTGGCCCAAGATGGCAGCTcagtcagtgtcatggattgaattatgtgccccccaaaatgtgtgtattgatttggctgggccatgattcctagtattgtgtaatTTTCCTATACGTTATAAATCCTGCTtctgttaatgaaggaggatgggcagctgttgtgttagtgaggcaggtctcaatctacaagattgggttgtttacagatagaaaagagagaagcaagcagacagatggggagactgcataccaccaagaaagtagtttTGGGaacacagtgcatcctttggacctggtcaCCAGAGGGGCATGctccacctccccattccctcctGGTGATTAGTGTCACAAatgccccccacccctgccaccctACCCCTCCAGGGCTCATGGTATGagaccctcaccctatcctattTGCAAACCCCCCTGACACCTTGGTAAGTGGCAGTAAATGCTCTCAAGCCACTGGTAGGAAGTAATACAACCTGCCCATCTCTACACCCACCTGGTGAGTGGTAGTGAGCACTCCAGGCTCCCACCAGCCTCTGACCACTGCTTCGCTGTCCCAGTAAGCAAAAGACATTGTACTGTCAACCCACCCACTGtgctttcatccacacagcaggcTCGATAAGAGAAATGCATTATTGTCCTACCTGCTACTGCCCCGCAGACCCAGAGATAGGTGATGTCAGATGAGCAATCAGCAGAGCATGCTCACCCCTCTTGAGCTGTTAtatcaaaaaatcagaaaacaaaaaaacaaatcaggacaaaacaaacaaacatacaatcaataaataagtatataaataaataaaataacaccttaatgcctcagaggcagcagacaataacaaatgatatgaaaaaacaaaataagatggcTCAAACAACTGGGTAAAATAAAtggacagaaaactttcctgagggAGAAACGGTAATAGAAATACctgataagaaattcaaaagatttatATATAAGATTTTCAAAGACATCAAGGAAAACAGAGCAAAACtcaagaagaattcaggaaaacaaaatgataaaataaataggCAATTACAAACCATACAAAAATAACAACTAGAAATCTAGAAGATAAAAAAATACCAGAAATAGGTAACTCAATAAAAGTACATGAAAGTACAATtgaatggaagaaagaattagcaaaatagaagacaaatcTCTAGGTCCTAATCTGTtggaggaacaatcagaaaaaagaatgaagacaaaCAAAGAAAGCCTTAGAATCATGTAAGACACTACCAAGAGAAAGAATTTACATGTAATTGGATTTACAGAAGAGGAGGCAAGGAAAAACTGCAGAgagaatttttaaagaattattgaCAGAAAACttacctaatatcatgaaagcCTAGAAGGTTTCCATCTAAGaatctcaatgaaccccatacagaatagaccccaaaagaaaatcaccaagacatatcataatcaaatttccaataccaaaaacaaagaaagaattttgagagaagcttgtgaaaaacaaaatatcacatATAAAGTTGCATCAATAAGACAAAGTgttgatttcttggcagaaaccatacaggcaagacaatgatgggatgacgtatataaaatcctgaaagaaaagaattgcgaaccaagaatcatatacctgCAAAATAATCTTTCACATACGATGGCAAAATCaggacattctcagataaacaggaattgaaggaattactaaaaaccagaccaacattacaagaaatattgaagGCAGTCCTTCAGACAGAAAACCAACAACATTAAGCAACAACCTGAGATCAAACCACATGACAGCAATAGTCAGAtgccaacccagataaagaattttcagaagtaaaataaagctgcaaaactgaaaacagggaacaagAGATGTCAAGCTGAAAATGATGACAActtcagaacaaaaaaaaaggccataaATACATAATTATGGAGCTTCCATACATGAAAGAAGTAAAGATgatatcaagatataacagaccGTTATAAAGACAACAGTTATAAAGATAAAGGTAAATGTCAGagtaaacacagagaaaattagtaaatatactcaacaaaataaagaataaaataaaaagacccAGAAAAcccaaaatcaacaacagtgaaggagatggaaaaaaaaaatccataaacaaaaagaactcaacacagaaaattaagcagaacaaagaaaccattaacacacacaaaaaaagtataacataatgatagcagtaaattcatatctattaataatcaccctggatgtaaatggattaaatgcaccattCAAAAGACAGAGTGAATGaagaaacatgacccatcaatatattggctacaagagacactcctcagacacaaagacataaataggttaaaaaatcaaaggatggaaaaaaaaatatatcaagcaaacggtAACCAAAacagagcaagagtggcaataatgatctatgacaaaatagaatttaagtcAAAATCTATTATGAGAGTCAAAAGAagggcattacataatgattaaagggttaatCCAACAAGAGAATATAAGCATAGTAAACATTTACTTGCCCAATAACCGAGctccaaaatacttaaaataatCTATAcagaactgagaagaaaatagacagttctacaataatagcaggagcCTTTAACACAGTACTTTTGATGATGGACAGAAAAACtacaaagaaacttaacaaaaatacagaagatctaaatactacaatcaaccaacttgacctcataaacatacagAAGAAACCACCCAACAGTTGCACAGTACACATTTTTCTgcaatgcacatggatcattcttcagaatagactatattttaagccacaaagcaaacctcaatatattcaaaatcatcaaaataatacaaagtatcttctgtgATCCTAATATacaaaactagaaatcaaaaacagagagaacaagggaaaaaaataaatacatggaaactgaaaaacaccttacttaaaaactatagaataataaaagaaattaaaaatgagattaaaacattcatagaatcaaatgaattGAACATACCAAAACTCAGGGTCGAgtcaaagcagtgctcagaggagtatttatatcaataa
Proteins encoded:
- the LOC100667813 gene encoding olfactory receptor 8D4-like, with product SSLQISQRRLDMKNHSTVAEFLLSGLTDQPEFQLPLFCLFLGIYLVTVVGNLGMISIIGLNSQLHMPMYYFLSNLSFIDVSYSSVVTPKMLAGFLRRDKAISYNGCMTQLFFSCIFVISECYMLVAMAYDRYVAICSPLLYNVIMSPQVCSLLVAAVFSIGFMDALIHTGCILRLPFCDSNIISHYFCDIVPLIKLSCSSTYIDELLIFIIGGFNMVATSLTIIISYAFILSSILHIHSKEGRSKAFRTCSSHLTAVLIFYGSLMSMYLKPASNSSLTQEKVSSVFYTTVIPMLNPLIYSLRNKDVKNILVKLLRRKIPS